In a genomic window of Candidatus Chazhemtobacterium aquaticus:
- a CDS encoding LamG domain-containing protein translates to MNAGSTLAVGTTTSEAADFDDGEGNPPIAEWKFDEKTGSTANDTSGNNYTATLSGATWESSLSCKEGACLKFEGGSNSYADLSSDSITDTTYTIEAWYQLHNNTSRQTIFSFNNGSGNGYQFLSVERWMDGSGSFTIFIGDGTSYSNYGVTSNLTEAYNSWSHVAITRNGNDFILYVNGQQRGTFSDTKSATMSRVLFGSRNGNRLYGMLDTMRIYDYVRSPAQIAYDYNRGEPVAHWKMDECQGSTIHDSSDNGNHGTWNGSGGTQTSVGTCTTSGTAWGNGSTGKFGASLNFDGEDDYLVKTSPNNLPTKSEATWSWWSKTSNSSWLQAIIGEHRNQWSIRQSNNSVFLGINAEQLGPYSFTTDNNWSHYAITFKSGDTKFYKNGNLIQEASTSATSTVPSLATLYIGRRSTVPPNSYNFSGQLDDVRIYNYALSAAQVKKVMNEGSALRFGD, encoded by the coding sequence ATGAATGCTGGTTCCACTCTAGCTGTTGGTACTACCACCAGCGAAGCTGCTGATTTTGATGATGGAGAAGGAAACCCTCCTATCGCTGAATGGAAATTTGATGAAAAAACAGGCAGTACTGCCAATGATACTAGTGGTAACAACTACACAGCAACTCTCTCCGGAGCAACCTGGGAGTCTTCTCTCTCATGTAAAGAGGGAGCATGTCTTAAGTTTGAAGGTGGATCAAACAGCTACGCCGACTTAAGCTCAGATAGTATCACCGACACAACATACACAATCGAAGCCTGGTACCAACTCCATAACAACACCAGCCGTCAAACTATCTTCTCATTCAACAATGGCTCCGGTAACGGCTATCAATTTCTTAGTGTTGAACGCTGGATGGATGGATCAGGCAGCTTCACAATTTTCATCGGTGATGGAACCAGTTACTCCAATTACGGCGTTACTTCCAACCTAACCGAAGCATACAACTCATGGTCACACGTAGCCATAACTAGAAACGGAAACGACTTCATTCTTTACGTTAATGGTCAACAAAGAGGAACATTTTCTGATACCAAATCAGCCACCATGAGCCGAGTCCTCTTTGGTAGTAGGAACGGCAATAGACTTTACGGCATGCTCGACACCATGCGTATCTATGACTACGTCCGCTCTCCTGCTCAAATAGCCTATGACTACAATCGAGGAGAACCAGTCGCTCACTGGAAAATGGATGAATGCCAAGGATCTACTATTCATGACTCATCAGATAATGGTAATCATGGAACCTGGAATGGCTCTGGAGGTACTCAAACATCAGTTGGTACCTGTACTACATCAGGTACTGCTTGGGGTAATGGTTCTACTGGTAAATTTGGCGCTTCTCTTAATTTTGACGGGGAGGATGACTATCTAGTTAAAACAAGCCCGAACAATCTTCCCACAAAATCAGAAGCAACCTGGTCATGGTGGTCAAAAACAAGCAACTCAAGTTGGCTACAAGCAATAATTGGGGAACATCGCAACCAGTGGTCAATCAGACAGTCAAACAACTCGGTTTTCCTTGGAATAAACGCAGAACAACTAGGACCATACTCATTTACTACTGACAACAACTGGAGTCATTACGCCATCACTTTCAAATCCGGTGATACTAAATTCTACAAGAATGGCAACCTCATACAAGAAGCCAGCACATCAGCAACGTCCACCGTCCCATCGCTAGCCACCCTATACATCGGCAGACGCAGTACTGTACCACCAAACTCATACAACTTCTCTGGCCAACTCGACGACGTCCGAATCTACAACTACGCCCTCTCAGCAGCCCAAGTCAAAAAAGTCATGAACGAAGGTAGCGCTCTTAGATTCGGAGACTAA
- a CDS encoding tetratricopeptide repeat protein codes for MRQNLNKFATLILKAVLPTTIFLIPLFFLPITSDFFTLNKQVLLTIIASISLLAWCLRLITQKQLRLTLSPALLPLLGLSFVYLASSIFQNPNPLNDLFGRTNSIVALTIIFITTTSSLALPSNISLTFGALVASISLASLFTIYQFLGLSSIFSSVAWLQNKSFNIVGGPLPFLTLSLPTLVASIYLIFKLDQPLKKLLLLVASALTTIASILAISLLLPKDGQPQLILLPYSAGWIIAVDTFKNLRTALIGTGPESFVNVYSQLKPAFINNTFFWSLRFGNSSNEIFHLLTTVGLLGLATYLLATIRTLIRAFKQTGAHPYLSASRLLLLVALAIQFLFPASLPLITLTFISLALTTIGLKTSSTNPVNDVNLSFFAAEIVKSKSDLDPAPKPRQNTEILPWIVLALSLTLILPTAYFKAKAYAAETVYFQSAQATAENRGIDTYNLQIRAIELNPYNPTLRISYSQTNMALANALASQEEPSDEDRNNIIQLIQQAIREAKNATALDPNSPIAWQNLASVYRQLIGLADNAESWTVAAYTQAIALDPVNPQLRLDLGGVYFSLGNYEEAIRLFSQAVEAKPDWANAYYNLAAAYSQAQAYPQAVQAMRIVVDLLEPTSPDYQTAQDQLKELEKLAESAAPPAQEGEQLPPVDGEPAQQPELITPTPIPSPSIEPIQLPDGSGIDLPAQPETQPQPEEENPTDQPQEPTPTP; via the coding sequence ATGAGACAAAATCTTAACAAATTTGCCACTCTAATCCTCAAAGCCGTTCTTCCTACCACCATCTTCTTAATTCCTCTCTTCTTTCTCCCCATCACCAGCGACTTCTTCACCCTCAACAAACAAGTTCTACTTACCATCATTGCCTCGATCAGCTTACTTGCTTGGTGTCTGCGTCTCATCACTCAAAAACAACTCCGCCTTACCTTAAGCCCAGCCCTTCTTCCCCTTCTTGGCCTCTCTTTTGTCTACCTTGCCTCTTCCATCTTCCAGAATCCCAATCCCCTAAATGATCTCTTTGGACGCACCAACTCCATTGTTGCCCTAACTATTATCTTCATCACCACCACCTCATCTCTCGCTCTACCCAGCAACATCAGTTTAACTTTCGGCGCTCTAGTTGCCTCCATTTCTCTAGCCTCCCTTTTCACTATCTACCAGTTCCTAGGTCTTTCCTCCATCTTCTCTTCCGTCGCTTGGCTTCAAAACAAATCATTTAATATTGTTGGTGGACCACTACCTTTCTTAACTCTTTCTCTTCCTACCTTGGTAGCTAGTATCTACCTCATCTTCAAACTTGACCAGCCTCTAAAAAAACTTCTTCTTTTGGTTGCCTCTGCCCTTACCACCATTGCCTCCATTCTTGCCATTAGCCTGCTTCTTCCCAAAGATGGACAACCCCAACTCATCCTACTTCCCTACTCAGCTGGCTGGATCATTGCCGTTGACACCTTTAAAAATCTTCGCACTGCCCTTATCGGCACCGGTCCCGAATCATTCGTTAACGTTTACTCTCAACTAAAACCTGCCTTCATCAACAACACCTTCTTCTGGAGCTTAAGATTTGGCAACAGCAGTAACGAAATCTTCCACCTTCTCACCACCGTTGGCTTACTTGGACTAGCCACTTACCTTCTTGCCACCATCCGCACTCTCATCCGTGCCTTCAAACAAACTGGAGCCCACCCCTACCTCTCAGCCAGTCGCCTCCTTCTTCTTGTAGCTCTCGCTATTCAGTTCCTCTTCCCCGCCAGTCTACCCTTAATCACTCTCACTTTCATCAGCCTGGCTCTTACCACCATTGGCCTCAAAACCAGCTCAACCAATCCAGTCAATGACGTCAATCTCTCTTTCTTCGCTGCCGAAATCGTCAAAAGCAAATCAGACCTAGATCCAGCTCCCAAACCACGTCAAAACACCGAAATATTACCTTGGATCGTTCTAGCTTTAAGCTTAACCCTCATCCTTCCCACTGCTTACTTTAAAGCCAAAGCCTATGCTGCCGAAACTGTCTACTTCCAATCAGCTCAAGCCACTGCTGAAAACCGTGGCATTGACACCTACAATCTCCAAATCCGAGCCATTGAACTAAACCCCTACAACCCAACCTTAAGAATCTCCTACTCGCAAACCAACATGGCTTTAGCCAATGCTCTAGCCAGTCAAGAAGAACCTTCCGATGAAGACCGCAACAACATTATCCAACTCATCCAGCAAGCCATCCGTGAAGCCAAAAACGCTACCGCTCTTGATCCCAACAGCCCCATCGCCTGGCAGAACTTAGCCAGCGTCTATCGCCAACTCATTGGTCTGGCTGATAACGCCGAGTCCTGGACTGTCGCCGCCTACACCCAAGCCATTGCTTTAGACCCCGTCAACCCTCAGTTAAGACTTGATCTTGGTGGTGTCTACTTCTCTCTTGGTAACTACGAAGAAGCCATTCGCCTCTTCTCTCAAGCGGTCGAGGCCAAACCTGACTGGGCCAACGCTTACTACAATCTTGCCGCTGCTTACTCCCAAGCCCAAGCATATCCCCAAGCTGTTCAAGCCATGCGTATTGTCGTCGACCTCCTAGAGCCCACCTCACCCGACTACCAAACCGCTCAAGACCAGCTCAAAGAACTTGAGAAACTAGCTGAGTCAGCCGCTCCTCCAGCCCAGGAAGGTGAACAACTCCCTCCCGTTGATGGAGAACCTGCTCAGCAACCAGAGCTTATCACCCCTACCCCCATTCCCTCTCCTAGCATTGAACCCATCCAACTCCCTGATGGCTCGGGTATAGACTTACCTGCCCAGCCAGAAACCCAACCTCAACCGGAGGAAGAGAACCCAACCGATCAACCTCAAGAACCCACCCCTACTCCGTAA